In a single window of the Ciconia boyciana chromosome 7, ASM3463844v1, whole genome shotgun sequence genome:
- the GNG5 gene encoding guanine nucleotide-binding protein G(I)/G(S)/G(O) subunit gamma-5 has protein sequence MSGSSNVAAMKKVVQQLRLEASVTRVKVSQAAADLKQFCLQNAQHDPLLTGVSSSTNPFRPQKVCSFL, from the exons ATGTCGGGCTCCTCCAACGTGGCGGCCATGAAGAAGGTGGTGCAGCAGCTGCGCCTGGAGGCCAGCGTGACTCGCGTGAAG GTTTCTCAGGCTGCAGCAGACTTGAAGCAGTTCTGCCTGCAGAATGCACAACATGATCCCCTACTGACAGGAGTATCATCAAGTACAAATCCATTCAGACCCCAGAaagtttgttcatttttgtaa